A genome region from Paradevosia shaoguanensis includes the following:
- a CDS encoding DUF6468 domain-containing protein, whose amino-acid sequence MTFGLLVEGSVAILLAVTIGYCVVLNARLKRLHGDRDALRQMVGDLVQATNLANAAIKELKVTAIETDQTLNARLEEAERFGVELASHINAGQALMERVAKFTSAARHSKSLEPEPRAEEPSLVKSALQALATHERMRGNAA is encoded by the coding sequence ATGACTTTCGGGCTTCTCGTTGAAGGCTCTGTTGCCATTCTTCTGGCGGTGACCATCGGCTATTGCGTGGTGCTCAATGCGCGCCTCAAGCGCCTGCATGGCGACCGCGATGCGCTGAGGCAGATGGTGGGCGACCTCGTCCAGGCCACCAATCTCGCCAATGCGGCGATCAAGGAACTCAAGGTCACGGCCATCGAGACGGACCAGACGCTCAATGCCCGCCTCGAAGAGGCCGAGCGGTTCGGCGTGGAGCTGGCCAGCCACATCAATGCCGGCCAGGCGCTGATGGAGCGGGTGGCCAAGTTCACCAGCGCCGCGCGTCATTCCAAGTCGCTGGAGCCCGAGCCCCGCGCCGAAGAGCCCAGCCTGGTGAAGTCGGCTCTGCAGGCGCTGGCAACGCACGAGCGCATGCGGGGTAACGCAGCGTGA
- a CDS encoding MotE family protein, whose translation MKSIRLLPVVVFASLALLAFKTIGLVTSGSYVLTGTSSAVAAGGGAAEPASGETLTIPPEPTLEDKAPTLSDGAPTMPLAAPAAAGGHGEGAPAPATEGEHGAESAAAPAAEEAIATGAPDMTAEAPAAQPEGQQIGETERTILNRLAERRSELNGIEGELATRQQLVEAAERKLAERTAALQAIEARINGLVDQQKSIDEAQFKSLVSMYENMKPADAAKIFDALDIDVLLRVAKAINPRKMAPIMAKMNPTVAQVLTVKLAAVNPVTQPTTMASTDLNAELPQIVGQ comes from the coding sequence GTGAAATCGATCCGACTTCTCCCGGTCGTGGTCTTTGCTTCGCTGGCGCTGCTGGCGTTCAAGACGATCGGGCTGGTTACCAGTGGCAGCTATGTGCTGACAGGCACGAGCTCCGCGGTTGCCGCCGGTGGCGGCGCGGCGGAGCCGGCGTCGGGCGAGACGCTTACAATTCCTCCCGAGCCCACGCTCGAGGACAAGGCGCCGACCCTCTCGGACGGCGCTCCCACCATGCCGCTCGCCGCGCCTGCCGCTGCCGGCGGGCACGGGGAGGGGGCTCCGGCTCCCGCCACGGAGGGCGAGCATGGGGCTGAATCCGCCGCAGCTCCGGCTGCCGAGGAGGCCATTGCGACCGGTGCGCCGGACATGACCGCCGAAGCTCCCGCCGCGCAGCCCGAAGGGCAGCAGATCGGGGAAACCGAGCGGACCATTCTCAACCGCCTGGCCGAGCGCCGTTCGGAGCTTAATGGCATCGAAGGCGAACTCGCCACCCGCCAGCAATTGGTGGAGGCCGCCGAGCGCAAGCTTGCCGAGCGCACCGCGGCGCTGCAGGCGATCGAGGCGCGTATCAACGGGCTGGTCGACCAGCAGAAGTCGATCGACGAGGCGCAGTTCAAGAGTCTGGTCTCGATGTACGAGAACATGAAGCCGGCCGATGCGGCCAAGATCTTCGATGCGCTCGATATCGACGTGCTGCTGCGCGTGGCCAAGGCGATCAATCCGCGCAAGATGGCCCCGATCATGGCCAAGATGAACCCCACGGTGGCCCAGGTGCTCACCGTCAAGCTAGCCGCCGTCAACCCGGTGACGCAGCCGACGACGATGGCCAGCACCGACCTCAATGCGGAACTGCCGCAGATCGTCGGACAATAG
- a CDS encoding IS110 family transposase: MTLSPTWIGIDVSKAWLDIASSGGEGVQRIANTMDAIAAFAATLEREGTLVVLEASGVYDRSLRAGLALAGIGHVRVNPLRARDFARASGQLAKTDALDAAMLAEMGRALRLVADPLPEAGRERLGLLSRRRDQLVAMRTQEKQRRIEMTDPFIGADLDRHLAGLNQAIAAIEVEIQNQIGSDAALAQDQALIRSVPGIGPVTASVLAALMPELGRRSGKQIATLAGLAPLNNDSGLRRGQRSIRGGRRRVRQALYMAAVASLRTQSPLNAFYHRLRQAGKPPKPALVALARKLLVTINAMMKTRTRFAT, from the coding sequence ATGACCCTATCACCGACCTGGATTGGAATCGACGTTTCGAAAGCCTGGCTGGATATCGCCTCTTCCGGCGGGGAGGGCGTGCAGCGGATCGCCAACACGATGGACGCCATCGCCGCATTCGCCGCCACGCTGGAGCGGGAGGGCACTCTCGTGGTGCTGGAGGCGAGCGGGGTTTACGACAGGAGCTTGCGCGCCGGACTGGCGCTGGCCGGGATCGGCCATGTCCGGGTCAATCCGCTGCGGGCCCGTGACTTTGCGCGGGCCAGCGGCCAGCTCGCCAAGACCGATGCGCTCGATGCGGCCATGCTTGCCGAAATGGGCCGGGCCCTGCGCCTCGTGGCCGACCCGCTGCCCGAGGCCGGACGCGAGCGGCTCGGCCTGCTCAGCCGCCGCCGCGACCAGTTGGTGGCCATGCGCACCCAGGAAAAGCAGCGCCGGATCGAGATGACCGATCCCTTCATCGGCGCCGACCTGGACCGGCACCTGGCCGGCCTCAACCAGGCCATCGCCGCCATCGAGGTCGAAATCCAGAACCAGATCGGCAGCGATGCCGCCCTGGCACAGGACCAGGCCCTGATCCGCTCGGTGCCCGGCATCGGCCCGGTCACCGCCTCTGTCCTGGCCGCCCTGATGCCCGAACTGGGCCGGCGCTCGGGCAAGCAGATCGCCACCCTGGCCGGGTTGGCCCCGCTCAACAACGATAGCGGCCTACGGCGCGGACAGCGCTCCATCCGCGGTGGCCGCCGCCGCGTCCGCCAGGCCCTCTACATGGCCGCCGTCGCATCCTTGCGAACACAATCGCCTCTCAACGCCTTCTACCACCGCCTGCGCCAGGCCGGAAAACCACCCAAGCCTGCCCTCGTCGCCCTCGCCAGAAAGCTCCTCGTCACCATCAACGCCATGATGAAAACCCGAACACGCTTCGCAACCTGA
- a CDS encoding tetratricopeptide repeat protein — protein MAASLLVAFSIPAWAADKAQLFVTAEQGYGRMILSFPGLYEMPKHQVKMENGVLAVTFDEPIDIALPDVTKILPDFISVGRVDPDGRGVRFALRTKLNFNPMEAGEKLFLDLMPANWQGMPPSLPPEIIADLARRAEEAAKLAEQKRLAEEAAIIKPAAALRVGRNPTFTRLQFDWSADTKASFSMDMSNIATLTFNWPVPVELWQLKADMPAEMKAVDNLVSPAGSEIKFRITEGVTPRFYATSDRQFIVDLDVQDPQQVKPIDAAALLEASRPKAPVASEQDENVPVVGPTPASITPFFAAVGSTVRLVFPFDQDTPAAVFRRGDSLWMVFDTMTGINPPPANPGFDAIARSFTVVPSGDTQVIKLELNGDRLATLGSQGKAWVLSLGDVLLTPTEPLALNRRLDREGLYEMTADLQRPGKVHEFIDPVVGDTLSVITAYPPARGVTRDQAFVDFSALRSVHGLVIRPNREGLDVDIDSRLAVIHSPAGLTVSSIDSRRAVDFGDGTSRESFIDLAALQETNPLVFTRYRDQLMNDTSATDGRARDAARLQLAQYLVANRFGLEALGVLQVMDEGLVDASLKRQLQFTTAIANAESGRAKDALEVLNSDGMADDMDALLWRTIAKTESGDFRGARGDSLGAEAGLESYPAWVRSRFLLAAIRSSVETSDESLANHYLGMVDVARLEPEQVSELRLLSGRVDELMGRNDQALDAYGEVIAADYRPSRAEAVYRTLAILKQQGNLDADKAVKTLAAEAMLWRGGELEAQMQKLLAELYFDRGEYRAGFEVAKQASVFHGDSSATNGLADEAATQFADLYLNGRADALEPVDALSLFYDFRELTPPGARGDEMIRNLARRLVKVDLLAQAAELLQYQIDSRLKGVAQAQVGADLAVIYVANRDPEAALRVLNKTRLADLAPTLERQRRILEARAMIDAGRDDLALDMLSRMNGRDVDLLRADAHWKAHRYTKSAELMEALYAAPPTGEPMPQASRMAIVKAAVGYVLGNDALGLSRLRTKYGDQMANSPQWAMFDFVTSQISAPSPAEFTQVAKAVSGMDSLNAFLASYQETYGAKDGLVPDGTKAGAA, from the coding sequence GTGGCGGCTTCGCTTTTGGTGGCGTTTTCCATTCCGGCATGGGCGGCGGACAAGGCGCAGCTTTTCGTTACGGCCGAGCAGGGCTATGGCCGGATGATCCTGAGCTTTCCAGGCCTCTACGAGATGCCCAAGCACCAGGTGAAGATGGAAAACGGTGTGCTTGCGGTCACGTTCGACGAACCCATCGACATCGCGCTGCCCGACGTCACCAAGATCCTGCCTGATTTCATTTCAGTTGGCCGCGTCGACCCGGACGGGCGCGGCGTGCGCTTTGCACTGCGGACCAAGCTCAACTTCAACCCGATGGAAGCGGGCGAAAAGCTCTTCCTCGACCTGATGCCGGCCAATTGGCAGGGTATGCCGCCTTCGCTGCCGCCCGAGATCATCGCCGACCTGGCGCGCCGGGCCGAAGAGGCCGCCAAGCTTGCCGAGCAGAAGCGGCTGGCCGAAGAGGCCGCGATCATCAAGCCGGCGGCGGCGCTGCGCGTCGGCCGTAATCCGACTTTCACGCGCCTGCAATTCGACTGGTCGGCCGATACCAAGGCCTCCTTCTCGATGGATATGAGCAATATCGCCACGCTCACGTTCAACTGGCCGGTGCCGGTGGAACTCTGGCAGCTCAAGGCCGACATGCCCGCCGAGATGAAGGCCGTCGACAATCTCGTCAGCCCGGCGGGCAGCGAGATCAAGTTCCGTATCACCGAGGGCGTGACGCCCCGCTTCTATGCGACGTCCGACCGCCAGTTCATCGTCGATCTCGACGTGCAGGATCCGCAGCAGGTCAAGCCGATCGATGCAGCGGCGCTTCTCGAAGCCAGCCGGCCCAAGGCGCCGGTGGCGAGCGAGCAGGACGAGAACGTGCCAGTGGTGGGGCCGACGCCGGCCAGCATCACGCCGTTCTTTGCCGCCGTGGGCTCGACCGTCCGGCTGGTCTTCCCGTTCGACCAGGATACGCCGGCTGCCGTCTTCCGGCGCGGCGACTCGCTCTGGATGGTGTTCGACACCATGACCGGCATCAATCCGCCGCCGGCCAATCCGGGGTTCGACGCCATCGCCCGCAGCTTTACCGTCGTGCCCTCAGGCGACACGCAGGTGATCAAGCTCGAACTCAATGGTGATCGGCTTGCAACGCTGGGCTCGCAGGGCAAGGCCTGGGTGCTCTCGCTGGGCGATGTGCTGCTGACCCCGACCGAGCCCCTGGCGCTCAACCGCCGCCTCGACCGCGAGGGGCTCTACGAGATGACCGCCGACCTGCAACGGCCGGGCAAGGTGCATGAATTCATCGACCCGGTGGTTGGCGATACGCTCTCGGTCATCACAGCTTACCCGCCGGCACGTGGCGTTACGCGCGACCAGGCGTTTGTCGATTTCTCGGCGCTGCGCTCGGTGCATGGCCTCGTGATCCGGCCGAACCGCGAGGGGCTGGATGTCGATATCGATTCCCGGCTCGCCGTGATCCACAGCCCCGCCGGCCTTACCGTTTCCTCGATCGACAGCCGCCGCGCGGTCGATTTCGGCGACGGCACCAGCCGCGAGAGCTTCATCGATCTCGCCGCGTTGCAGGAAACCAATCCGCTCGTCTTCACGCGCTACCGCGACCAGTTGATGAACGACACCTCGGCCACGGATGGCCGTGCGCGCGATGCGGCGCGGTTGCAACTGGCGCAATATCTCGTGGCGAACCGGTTCGGGCTCGAGGCGCTGGGCGTGCTGCAGGTGATGGATGAGGGGTTGGTGGATGCTTCGCTCAAGCGGCAGCTCCAGTTCACCACGGCCATCGCCAATGCCGAATCCGGCCGCGCCAAGGACGCGCTGGAAGTGCTCAATTCCGACGGCATGGCCGATGACATGGATGCGCTGCTGTGGCGGACGATCGCCAAGACGGAGAGCGGCGACTTCCGTGGCGCGCGCGGCGATTCCCTCGGCGCCGAGGCTGGGCTTGAAAGCTACCCGGCCTGGGTGCGCTCGCGCTTCCTGCTGGCGGCGATCCGCTCGTCAGTAGAAACGAGTGACGAGTCGCTGGCCAATCACTATCTGGGCATGGTCGACGTCGCCCGGCTCGAACCCGAGCAGGTGAGCGAGCTACGCCTTCTTTCCGGCCGCGTCGACGAGTTGATGGGCCGCAACGACCAGGCGCTGGATGCCTATGGCGAAGTGATCGCGGCCGACTATCGTCCGTCGCGCGCCGAGGCGGTTTACCGCACGCTCGCCATTCTCAAGCAGCAGGGAAATCTTGACGCCGACAAGGCGGTGAAGACGCTGGCGGCCGAGGCCATGCTCTGGCGTGGCGGTGAGCTGGAAGCGCAGATGCAGAAGCTTCTGGCCGAGCTTTATTTCGACCGTGGCGAATATCGCGCCGGGTTCGAGGTGGCCAAGCAGGCTTCGGTGTTCCATGGCGACAGTTCCGCGACCAACGGCCTTGCCGACGAAGCGGCCACGCAGTTTGCCGACCTCTATCTCAACGGCCGCGCCGATGCGCTGGAGCCGGTGGATGCGCTGAGCCTCTTCTACGATTTCCGCGAGCTGACCCCGCCGGGCGCGCGCGGCGACGAGATGATCCGCAACCTGGCGCGCCGGCTGGTCAAGGTCGATCTCCTGGCGCAGGCGGCGGAACTGCTGCAATACCAGATCGACAGCCGCCTCAAGGGCGTGGCGCAGGCGCAGGTCGGCGCCGACCTCGCCGTGATCTATGTCGCCAACCGCGATCCGGAAGCGGCGCTGCGGGTGCTCAACAAGACGCGCCTCGCCGACCTGGCGCCGACGCTCGAGCGGCAGCGCCGCATTCTCGAGGCGCGGGCGATGATCGATGCCGGGCGCGACGACCTGGCGCTCGACATGCTCTCGCGCATGAACGGGCGCGACGTCGATCTGCTACGGGCCGATGCCCACTGGAAGGCGCATCGCTACACCAAGTCGGCCGAGCTCATGGAAGCGCTCTATGCCGCCCCTCCGACCGGCGAGCCGATGCCGCAGGCCAGCCGCATGGCCATCGTCAAGGCAGCGGTGGGCTATGTACTGGGCAACGACGCGCTGGGGCTCTCGCGCCTCCGCACCAAGTATGGCGACCAGATGGCCAATTCCCCGCAATGGGCGATGTTCGACTTCGTCACCAGCCAGATCAGCGCCCCGTCGCCGGCAGAGTTCACGCAGGTGGCCAAGGCGGTGTCGGGTATGGATTCGCTCAATGCGTTCCTGGCGTCGTACCAGGAGACCTATGGCGCGAAGGACGGGTTGGTGCCGGATGGCACGAAGGCAGGGGCGGCGTAG
- the fliP gene encoding flagellar type III secretion system pore protein FliP (The bacterial flagellar biogenesis protein FliP forms a type III secretion system (T3SS)-type pore required for flagellar assembly.) produces the protein MLRAITRRHARPTRTRRVRWALGLVALALSLLIPAVAFGQDLNIDFGNDASLTERAVQLIGLITILALAPSILVMVTSFTRIVVVLSLLRTAIGLQTAPPNSVMVSLALFLTAFIMAPTLTQTYNVGIAPLMSNSITVQQAFERGSVPIHAFMSANVRDKDVALFYDLSGQEPPDEVSAVPLQILVPAFMISELRRAFEIGFLLFIPFVVIDMVVASVLMSMGMMMLPPVIISLPFKLIFFVLVDGWNLVAGSLVRSFVSG, from the coding sequence ATTCTCAGAGCGATAACCCGACGGCACGCACGGCCGACTCGCACTAGGCGCGTCCGCTGGGCGCTCGGCCTCGTCGCGCTCGCCCTCTCGCTCCTGATCCCGGCCGTTGCCTTCGGCCAGGATCTCAACATCGATTTCGGCAACGACGCCTCGCTCACCGAGCGCGCCGTCCAGCTCATCGGCCTCATCACCATCCTGGCGCTGGCGCCCTCGATCCTGGTGATGGTCACGAGCTTCACCCGCATCGTGGTCGTGCTCTCCCTGCTGCGCACGGCCATCGGCCTCCAGACGGCCCCGCCGAACTCGGTGATGGTCTCGCTGGCGCTTTTCCTCACCGCCTTCATCATGGCCCCGACGCTGACACAGACCTACAATGTCGGCATCGCCCCGCTGATGAGCAATTCGATCACCGTGCAGCAGGCCTTCGAGCGCGGCTCGGTGCCCATCCACGCCTTCATGTCCGCCAATGTGCGCGACAAGGACGTGGCCCTCTTCTACGACCTTTCCGGGCAGGAGCCCCCCGACGAAGTCTCGGCCGTTCCGCTGCAGATCCTCGTCCCGGCCTTCATGATCTCGGAACTGCGCCGCGCCTTCGAAATCGGCTTCCTGCTCTTCATCCCCTTCGTCGTCATCGACATGGTCGTGGCCTCGGTCCTCATGTCCATGGGCATGATGATGCTGCCGCCAGTGATTATCTCGCTGCCGTTCAAGCTGATTTTCTTCGTGCTGGTGGACGGCTGGAACCTGGTCGCCGGCTCGCTCGTGCGGAGTTTCGTAAGCGGCTAG
- a CDS encoding FliO/MopB family protein has translation MQFLTGLFGGSEGAILNAVLALGIVLVLIILALWLLKFIFRASNNVGRGKNRRLSVVDSLAVDQKRQLVIVRRDDVEHLILLGGPQDVVIETGIPAEQQQARQPLRRPAPPTPAKPASASQAPVPAVEPALRPAANKLRELAAPPPARQSTSLRHTGFMRANEDAEPVAIHANADSPADDSARTGHPDDAGARGGDDSQSDNPTARTADSH, from the coding sequence ATGCAGTTTTTGACGGGCCTGTTCGGAGGCTCTGAGGGTGCGATTCTCAATGCCGTGCTGGCACTGGGCATCGTGCTCGTTCTCATCATTCTTGCCCTCTGGCTGCTCAAGTTCATCTTCCGCGCCTCCAACAATGTCGGCCGCGGCAAAAATCGTAGGCTTTCCGTGGTGGATAGCCTTGCCGTCGACCAGAAGCGCCAGCTCGTCATCGTGCGCCGCGACGACGTGGAACACCTCATCCTCCTGGGTGGCCCGCAGGACGTCGTGATCGAGACCGGCATCCCCGCCGAGCAGCAGCAGGCACGCCAGCCGTTGCGCCGCCCTGCCCCGCCGACGCCGGCCAAGCCGGCAAGCGCCTCCCAGGCTCCCGTCCCCGCGGTCGAGCCCGCACTGCGCCCGGCGGCCAACAAGCTGCGCGAACTTGCCGCACCCCCGCCGGCCCGCCAGTCGACCTCGCTCCGCCATACCGGCTTCATGCGCGCCAATGAGGACGCCGAACCTGTGGCAATCCACGCAAATGCCGATTCGCCTGCGGACGACTCAGCTAGAACGGGCCATCCGGATGATGCAGGGGCACGGGGTGGTGACGATTCTCAGAGCGATAACCCGACGGCACGCACGGCCGACTCGCACTAG
- the flgB gene encoding flagellar basal body rod protein FlgB — MGLGQIPLFAAMTEKMRWHQARQNLLAQNVANAETPGYRGRDLRAFDFEDHMANKSTAEVTTAATNPKHISVSSGSGDGFQSRRLNSFEITPEGNGVTLEDEMMKVTGNQMDYQAVTTLYTRSVRLLRTALGKSA, encoded by the coding sequence ATGGGGCTCGGCCAAATTCCGCTGTTCGCAGCGATGACGGAAAAGATGCGCTGGCATCAGGCGCGGCAGAACCTGCTCGCGCAGAATGTCGCCAATGCGGAAACGCCCGGCTATCGCGGCCGTGATCTGCGCGCCTTCGATTTCGAAGACCACATGGCCAACAAGTCGACGGCCGAGGTCACGACGGCGGCGACCAATCCCAAGCATATTTCGGTGTCGAGCGGGTCCGGCGACGGTTTCCAGTCGCGCCGCCTCAACAGCTTCGAGATCACGCCCGAAGGCAATGGCGTGACGCTCGAGGACGAGATGATGAAGGTGACCGGTAACCAGATGGATTACCAGGCAGTCACCACCCTTTACACGCGTTCGGTGCGGCTGTTGCGGACCGCACTTGGCAAATCCGCTTAG
- the flgC gene encoding flagellar basal body rod protein FlgC, whose product MTDFSNSIRIAATGLHAETARMRVIAENLANADSAGKAPGEDPYRRKIPTFKAVFDQELGGTSVQVGKLAYDMSEFTTRYEPGHPAADASGMVRYPNVNALIETMDMREAQRTYEANLNVVSSTRSMLGQTLSILRG is encoded by the coding sequence GTGACCGACTTCTCCAATTCCATTCGAATCGCGGCCACGGGCCTGCACGCCGAGACGGCGCGCATGCGGGTGATCGCCGAGAACCTCGCCAACGCCGATTCGGCGGGCAAGGCTCCGGGCGAGGATCCCTACCGGCGCAAGATTCCGACCTTCAAGGCCGTGTTCGACCAGGAGCTCGGCGGCACCTCCGTGCAGGTCGGCAAGCTGGCCTATGACATGAGCGAATTCACCACCCGGTACGAACCCGGCCATCCGGCCGCCGATGCCAGCGGCATGGTCCGCTACCCCAATGTCAACGCGCTTATCGAAACCATGGACATGCGTGAGGCCCAGCGCACTTACGAGGCGAACCTCAACGTCGTGTCATCGACTCGCTCCATGCTCGGCCAGACGCTGAGCATTCTTCGCGGATAA
- the fliE gene encoding flagellar hook-basal body complex protein FliE: MATPFNAAAAAYGNAAKLLTQATEGPPEMLNQGGQGPDFAKMLASSVQSVVDTGRSSEQLSLDLVNGKANVVDVVTAISQTEMAVETMVTVRDRVISAYEEIMRMPI, encoded by the coding sequence ATGGCCACTCCCTTCAACGCTGCGGCAGCCGCCTACGGCAACGCCGCCAAACTCCTCACCCAGGCGACCGAAGGGCCGCCCGAAATGCTCAACCAGGGCGGCCAGGGCCCGGACTTCGCCAAGATGCTCGCCTCCAGCGTGCAATCTGTTGTGGATACCGGCCGGTCCTCCGAGCAGTTGTCGCTTGATCTTGTGAACGGCAAGGCGAATGTGGTCGACGTGGTGACCGCCATCTCGCAGACCGAAATGGCTGTCGAGACCATGGTCACGGTGCGCGACCGGGTGATTTCGGCCTACGAAGAAATCATGCGGATGCCGATCTAG
- a CDS encoding flagellar biosynthetic protein FliQ, which produces MTGLQVLDISREGIWTLIIVAAPMMLVGLVVGVIIALFQALTQIQEQTLVFVPKILAIFITMLVALPFIGAQMAMLMVHISDLIATGG; this is translated from the coding sequence ATGACTGGACTTCAGGTCCTCGACATCAGCCGCGAAGGCATATGGACGCTGATCATCGTGGCAGCGCCCATGATGCTGGTGGGGCTGGTCGTGGGCGTCATCATCGCGCTGTTCCAGGCGCTGACGCAGATTCAGGAACAGACGCTGGTTTTCGTGCCGAAGATCCTGGCGATCTTCATCACCATGCTTGTCGCGCTGCCGTTCATCGGCGCGCAGATGGCAATGCTGATGGTGCATATTTCCGATCTCATCGCCACGGGCGGCTGA
- the fliR gene encoding flagellar biosynthetic protein FliR encodes MTIGLDWLPQTAFLYLIVFARVGSMLMLMPALGETSIPARMRLSFALVFSLVLYPLLSGQLPALPDELMAIVVLLVHEIIIGLMLGALMRFFVSAAQVAGSIIAFQIGLSAAMMADPNQGGVQGAVFGTFLSFLGVALIFATDLHHMALSAIYDSYSVFSPTDPLMAGDAAQAAIRAVTGAFTVGVQMAAPFIVFGLIFNLGMGILSRLMPALQVYFMAMPANIGVGLVLFALLLAMMMGWYLTHFEAELATLRV; translated from the coding sequence ATGACGATCGGCCTCGACTGGCTGCCGCAGACCGCGTTTCTCTACCTCATCGTCTTTGCGCGGGTCGGCTCGATGCTGATGCTGATGCCGGCGCTGGGCGAGACCTCGATTCCCGCCCGTATGCGGCTGAGCTTCGCGCTGGTCTTCTCGCTCGTGCTCTACCCGCTGCTGAGCGGGCAATTGCCGGCGCTGCCGGACGAGCTCATGGCCATCGTCGTGCTGCTCGTCCACGAGATCATCATCGGTCTGATGCTGGGCGCGCTGATGCGCTTCTTCGTCTCGGCGGCGCAGGTGGCGGGTTCGATCATCGCCTTCCAGATCGGCCTCTCCGCCGCGATGATGGCCGACCCCAACCAGGGCGGGGTGCAGGGTGCGGTGTTCGGCACGTTCCTCTCGTTCCTCGGCGTGGCGCTGATCTTCGCCACCGACCTCCACCACATGGCGCTGAGCGCCATCTATGACAGCTATTCGGTGTTTTCGCCTACCGATCCGCTGATGGCGGGCGACGCCGCGCAGGCGGCTATTCGCGCCGTGACCGGTGCCTTTACCGTCGGCGTCCAGATGGCGGCGCCCTTCATCGTCTTCGGCCTGATCTTCAACCTGGGCATGGGCATCCTCTCGCGGCTGATGCCGGCGCTGCAGGTTTATTTCATGGCCATGCCGGCCAATATCGGGGTTGGGCTCGTTCTCTTCGCCCTGCTGCTGGCCATGATGATGGGCTGGTACCTCACGCATTTCGAAGCCGAACTCGCGACGCTGAGGGTGTGA
- the flhB gene encoding flagellar biosynthesis protein FlhB translates to MSDEAPEESSKTEDPSAKKLEDAHKRGDVVKSQEVTTWFMLLGAAGLMAMLAPGTSAGLAGTFKILLANADQFEVGGPALGSFLWGLWGSIILVALVPLVVLTACAIAANLIQHRPLLSLEPITPKLSKISPLAGAKRLFSTEALVNFAKGLAKLSIVGAAIFFAVWPERDRMDTMMTTDPAMILETFQSLGMKVILSSLIAVTFIALADYLYQRNKWWKRQKMTLQEVKDEFKQMEGDPKIKGRIRQLRMEKSRQRMMAAVPDATVVVMNPTHYAVALKYDKTMQAPICVAKGVDAVALRIRGVAEENRVPVVENPPLARALYASVEIDDTIPAEHFKAVAQVIGYVMRLKDKRAWRGSEPRN, encoded by the coding sequence ATGAGCGATGAAGCTCCGGAAGAATCCTCGAAAACGGAAGACCCCTCCGCCAAAAAGCTGGAGGACGCGCACAAGCGCGGCGACGTGGTCAAAAGCCAGGAGGTCACCACCTGGTTCATGCTGCTGGGCGCTGCCGGGCTCATGGCCATGCTGGCGCCGGGCACCAGCGCGGGGCTGGCCGGGACCTTCAAGATCCTCCTCGCCAATGCCGATCAGTTCGAGGTTGGCGGGCCGGCCCTGGGGTCGTTCCTCTGGGGGCTCTGGGGCTCGATCATTCTCGTGGCGCTGGTGCCGCTGGTGGTGCTGACGGCCTGCGCCATAGCAGCCAACCTCATCCAGCATCGGCCGCTGCTCTCGCTGGAGCCCATTACGCCCAAGCTGTCGAAGATCTCGCCGCTCGCGGGAGCCAAGCGCCTGTTTTCGACGGAGGCGCTGGTCAATTTCGCCAAGGGGCTGGCCAAGCTCAGTATTGTCGGCGCCGCCATCTTCTTCGCCGTCTGGCCCGAGCGGGACCGGATGGACACGATGATGACCACCGATCCGGCGATGATCCTGGAAACCTTCCAGTCGCTGGGGATGAAGGTCATCCTCTCCTCGCTCATCGCCGTCACCTTCATCGCGCTCGCCGACTATCTCTACCAGCGCAACAAGTGGTGGAAGCGGCAGAAGATGACGCTTCAGGAAGTGAAGGACGAGTTCAAGCAGATGGAAGGCGACCCCAAGATCAAGGGGCGCATCCGTCAGTTGCGCATGGAAAAGAGCCGTCAGCGCATGATGGCCGCCGTGCCCGATGCGACCGTGGTGGTGATGAACCCAACCCACTACGCGGTGGCGCTCAAATACGACAAGACCATGCAGGCGCCGATCTGCGTGGCCAAGGGCGTGGATGCGGTCGCGCTGCGCATTCGTGGCGTCGCCGAGGAGAATCGCGTGCCTGTAGTGGAGAATCCGCCGCTCGCGCGTGCGCTCTATGCGAGCGTCGAAATCGACGACACGATCCCTGCAGAGCATTTCAAGGCGGTGGCACAGGTCATCGGCTACGTCATGCGGCTTAAGGACAAGCGCGCGTGGCGCGGTTCTGAACCGCGAAATTAG